Sequence from the Sulfurospirillum tamanense genome:
CAGCTTAGCTACTTCGTCCCAGCTTACACGTACAAACGTATCGTTGCCACGAAGTTTGGCGTGGTCTTTTTTGCCCTCAAGGTAGCTTTTGCGCACATAGGGGTATTTGATGCGCGTGTTTGAATAATTTCTATCCAACAAGGCTTTGGTGAGTGCACCTGGATTGTGGTCTGACTCATGGGGTACGATGTCGATGATTTTGCCATCTTGCACGTGCGCATAAAACGCACCAAAGTGGCTAGCATGGGGAACTTTTTTCACTGGAGAAAAAAGTTCTGTTGCACTTGCGGTGGTTGTTGCCGCAGCAGCCGAACCAAGAAGAGTTGTCTTGATAAATCCGCGTCGTGAGAGGCTCATGGAAGATCCTTTAAAATTGAATTTAAAGGATCATAAAAGAAAAATATAGCAAAAAAATCGAATATTTGTATTTTTAAATTTTTACATGTAAAGAGACTATTTAAAAGAGTAGAGTTTTTTGCGCTCGCTAGAGCCTGCGATGTTGAGTTGCTTGCGGTATTTTGTAATGGTTCGGCGCACCATCTTGACCCCAAACCTCTCTTCAATCATGCCTAGCAGCCTAGAATCACTGAGCGGTTTTTTAGAATCTTCCTTGGCCACCACTTCTTGTAAGTAACTCTTAATCGCCGCATTGGAGACATCTTCATCAATCGCTGCTGAGAAAAATTGCTTTAGGGGAATTACCCCCTGATTGCACGCAAGGTATTTGTTGGCAATAGCACGAGAAATAGTCGAAGGGTTGCGGGCAAGCTCATCAGCCAAATCTTTGAGCTTCATAGGTCGGATTTGCCCACCCGTAAAAAACTCATACTGGTACTCCACAATCATTAATCCCATCTTATACAAGGTCGCTTTACGCATCTCTAGCGCATCCACCAAGTCTTTGGCATCTTTGATTTTTTGGGCCACAAAGTAATGGGATTCATCCATTCCTTGGGTATCAATAATGACATCCGGATAGTACGCATCGTTGAGCTTCACCTCAATGGCGCCATTATTTTCAAACACAAACAAATCTGGCACCACTTGCATCTCTTCCTCAAAATACTCAATCGCCGGAGGAATGTGAAACCGGCGGATAATGCCAATGGCTTCTGAAAAATCCGCTTCCCCTGCATAGGTTTCTAGGTTTTCAAAATCTTCGATGAGGCGTTTTGTGCGCTGGTAAAGCCCCTCTTCCACATCCAAATCATCCAGTTGAAACAAAAACGCTTCTTTAAAATCTTTGGCCCCCACACCAAGAGGTAACAATTGAGCAAAGCGTCCACGGATGCGCTCCACCTCCACCTCACTAAACCCATGAGCCACCCACCATGCGGGTTCGGGGTCATAATAGCCCTCTTCGTTAATTTGTTCAATGATTTTTAGGGCGATGTCTTGGGATTTACATGTAGGAAAAAGGGGGGGATTGATTTGCTCGTAAAGCACATCATAGAGCGAAGATTTTGAGAGAGTGAGGGCTTCTATGGCTTCGCTTGCGGAGTTTTTGCTCGTAGCTTGGTCGAAAAAGCTCCGTTTAGCAAACTGCCTGCCCTCGTCTCGCTCGTTTCCAGGGCGCACCTCAAGCAAAGGATTGGCTTCACAAAAAGGCTCCAAAACCTCCTTTAAAGATTCCAAATTTGACTGCAAAATGGGCAGCCAACTGCGCATGGTATTGGAGAGTTTTTGTTTTGGAGCCTGAGAAACACCCGTGCGAAGCGTTAGCATAAATTAATCTAAAAGCCTGAAAGATTCGCCAAGATAATACGTGCGCACTAATTTGTCATGCGCCACCTCTTTTGCCGTTCCACTTGCTAGCAACGCCCCATCTTTAATGACATAGGCACGGTCACAAATCTCTAGGGTTTCACGCACGTTATGGTCGGTGATGAGCACCCCAATGCCCAGTTTTTTCAAGTCTTTGACAATGTTTTGAATGTCGCTCACTGCGATAGGGTCAACCCCCGCAAAAGGCTCATCCAAAAGCAAAAACTTCGGCGTAATGGCAAGAGAGCGCGCAATCTCACACCGTCGCCGCTCGCCACCGCTCAGACTCACCCCTTTGCGCCCGCGAATGGGTTCGATGTTGAGCAAGTTTAGCAGTTCTTCTACTTTGGCTTCGCGTTTTTTTTCATCTTCATACACAATCTCCACCGCAAGCAAAATATTCTCTTCTACACTTAAATCTTTAAAAATACTCGACTCTTGAGGCAAATAACCAATGCCAAGCTTGGCCCTCTCGTGCAAGGGCATGGACGAGATGTTTTGATTATCCAGATAAATCTCTCCCTTTGTCGCTTCAATCAATCCACAAATCATATAAAACGTTGTGGTTTTCCCAGCACCATTTGGGCCCAAAAGTCCTACCACTTCGCCACTTTTCACTTCCAGTGAAACCTCATGAATGATGGGAGTTTTTTTAATCGTCTTGGAGAGCTTATCTACTTTTAATTTATGCATACGTTACCTCGTAATGGCGCTTGTTTTCCAGCACCGTAATCTTTACCATGATAAAATCCAACCCCACCCCGCGCAACATGCGCACAAATTTTTCATCAGCCCACTCTATCACGTGCACACCAGAAAAGGTCAACTGCTCTAGCAATCCTTGGTGCAAAAACCCATTTAAACCTGATTGGTAGATGTCGTAATGAAACAGCGTATCCTCGTAATTTTGCATGATAGAAAAGGTAGGGGAAGAAACGGGTGCCTTTACATGTAAGGCCTTTGCCAATGCTTTTGTCAGGGTTGTTTTACCAGACGCAAGGGTGCCCTCAAGGAGCAAAATCCCACCATTTTTTAGCGCATTGGCCAAAACAGTTGCGACAGCATCAACCCCTTCAAGCTTACATGTAAAGGTTTGTTTCATAGGGAGTTTGACACACTTATAATCTGTGCAAGCTTCTCTTTGGCTCGCCCACTCTCAATCGCCATCTTCGCCATAGCAACGCCTTCTTTAAGGTCTCTAGCGCTCCCTTCCACCCAAAGGGCAGCCGCGGTGTTAAGCAAGATGATTTCTTTCTTACCCCCCTGCTCTTCCCCTTCAAAAATCGCCCGCGTAATGGCTGCGTTTTGAGTGGCGTCACCCCCTTTGATGGCCTCAAAGGGGTAACGTTTTAACCCCAACGCTTCAGGGTCAATTTCCAAAGATTCGATGTTCCCTCCTAGGACGCGCACCCCATCACTCACGCCGCTAATGCTCAGCTCATCCATCCCATCCCGTGAACTTACGACCAAAGAAGAAGGGCTTTTAAGAAGCGAAAGGGCCTTAGCAATAGGCGTTAAAAAACTCTGAGGATAAACGCCCAAAAGGTACTTGGTCGCACCCGCTGGGTTGGTCAAAGGCCCTAAAATGTTAAAAATCGTTCCGTGGTCAATGCTTCGCCGAATGGGCATGATATGCCGCATGGCAGGGTGATGGTTGATGGCAAACATAAAGGTAAATCCACACTCTTCAAGCATCACTGCTTGGTGGGTGTTGTCGAGATTAAGGTTGATGCCAAGGGCTTCTAGCATGTCTGCACTGCCTGAATTGCTCGTAATCGCGCGGTTTCCGTGCTTGGCCACCACACAGTCCAGGGAAGCCAAGACAAGGGCGACGGTGCTCGAGATGTTAAAACTCCCGCTCTTATCGCCCCCCGTGCCCACTACGTCGATGACGCGATCACGCAAGACTTTTTCCAGTGGAACTTTAATGGAATGTTCCCGCATCACACTTGCCGCCGCGGCAAGTTCTTCTTCGCTTTCGCCACGGTTGTGCATGTCAATGAGCACCAAGCGTGCTTCGTCTTCGTCGATGCGGTTTTGAAACAACAAATCAAACCAATGCCGCGCCTCTTGGTAATTCACCCTAGCTCCTTTACGTATTCGTCTTGCTTGGATTTAGAGATAGTTTTTGTCTCAGGAATGGCCAACACCTCGTACGACACTTCTTTTTGCAAGTACGCAATGGTGATTTTATCCCCTACTTTGACGGCCTTGGCTGGCTTTGCCACCGCACCATTGATGCTAACCACGCCGTTTTTGCACATGTCTTCAGACACGGCACGGCGTTTTGTGATGTTCACACAATTTAAAAATTTATCGATTCTCATAGGGTATTGTAATGAAAAAACCTGAAAGTAGCAATAAAGGGAATGAAAAATGCTTACGCCCTCCTCTTCTTTTTTACACCAACCCGCTATTAATCAAATTTTCACCTAAAATGCGTTACTATCGTGGGTTTATAATTTATTTTTCAAGGACTGTCTATGAAACGTGAGGTAAAAAAAGTCGTTCTAGCCTACTCAGGAGGCCTAGACACCAGTATTATTTTAAAATGGCTTCAAGATGAATACAACTGCGAAGTGGTCACCTTTACCGCAGACATCGGCCAAGGCGAAGAACTCGAACCCGCGCGCAAAAAAGCCATTGAACTTGGCATTAAACCCGAAAATATTTACATCGAAGACCTCAAAGAAGAGTTTGTACGCGACTATGTCTTCCCTATGTTTCGCGCTAACACCATTTACGAAGGCGAATATTTACTAGGCACGTCCATCGCGCGTCCTCTCATCGCCAAACGCCAAGCGGAAATTGCCGCTCTCACAGGTGCAGACGCGGTAAGCCATGGCGCTACAGGCAAGGGCAACGACCAAGTGCGTTTTGAAATGGGCTACCTTGGCATCAACTCCGACCTCATTATCATCGCCCCATGGCGCGAATGGGATTTAAACTCCCGTGAAAAACTCCTCGCCTATGCCGCAAAACACGGCATCACCATCGAGAAAAAACCCAACAAATCGCCCTACTCCATGGATGCAAACTTGTTGCATATTTCTTACGAAGGTCTTGTGCTTGAAGACCCCAATGCTGAACCAGAAGAGGACATGTGGCGTTGGACCGCGAGCCCCGAAAACGCCCCAGACCAAGCAGAGATTATCGAAATTGGCTACGAAAAAGGTGACCCAGTTCTACTCAACGGCCAACGCCTCAGCCCTGCGTCCATGTTACACGCCCTCAACGAACTAGGATGCAAACACGGCATCGGTCGCCTTGACATCGTTGAAAACCGCTTTGTGGGCATGAAAAGTCGCGGCTGCTACGAAACACCAGGAGGCACCATCATGCTCAAAGCCCACCGTGCCATCGAGAGCATTACTCTTGATCGCGAAGCAGCGCACCTCAAAGATGAGCTTATGCCTCGCTACGCCAAGCTCATCTACAACGGTTTTTGGTTTGCCCCTGAGCGCTACATGCTCCAAGCGGCCATCGACAAATCCCAAGAAGGAGTCAACGGCACCGTACGCCTTAAACTTTACAAAGGCAATGTCATGGTTATCGGTAGAGATTCCACCACTGACAACCTCTTTAATGCCGATTTTTGCACCTTTGAAGAGGATGAGGTGTACAATCAAAAAGACGCCGAAGGGTTCATTAAACTCAACGCTTTGCGCCTCATCATCGCAGGCAAAAACAAAAAGCGCCAAGGAAAATAATGGCTCAAACAGCTCTTTGCCAAGAGGTTTTAGCCAAGCATGAAATCACCCCAGAAGCCCTTGAAAATCTCTTACATGTAAGGGCACTAGGTGAGTGTGATTTTTTGCTAGTGGACGTGCGCGAAGCGTTGGAGTTTTCACAGGAGTCCATCGAAGGCACCGACCTTCTTTTGCCTTTTACCCGCGTCCATCTCTACCAAGAAGAGCTTGAAT
This genomic interval carries:
- a CDS encoding twin-arginine translocation signal domain-containing protein; the protein is MSLSRRGFIKTTLLGSAAAATTTASATELFSPVKKVPHASHFGAFYAHVQDGKIIDIVPHESDHNPGALTKALLDRNYSNTRIKYPYVRKSYLEGKKDHAKLRGNDTFVRVSWDEVAKL
- a CDS encoding RNA polymerase factor sigma-54 — protein: MLTLRTGVSQAPKQKLSNTMRSWLPILQSNLESLKEVLEPFCEANPLLEVRPGNERDEGRQFAKRSFFDQATSKNSASEAIEALTLSKSSLYDVLYEQINPPLFPTCKSQDIALKIIEQINEEGYYDPEPAWWVAHGFSEVEVERIRGRFAQLLPLGVGAKDFKEAFLFQLDDLDVEEGLYQRTKRLIEDFENLETYAGEADFSEAIGIIRRFHIPPAIEYFEEEMQVVPDLFVFENNGAIEVKLNDAYYPDVIIDTQGMDESHYFVAQKIKDAKDLVDALEMRKATLYKMGLMIVEYQYEFFTGGQIRPMKLKDLADELARNPSTISRAIANKYLACNQGVIPLKQFFSAAIDEDVSNAAIKSYLQEVVAKEDSKKPLSDSRLLGMIEERFGVKMVRRTITKYRKQLNIAGSSERKKLYSFK
- the lptB gene encoding LPS export ABC transporter ATP-binding protein, with product MHKLKVDKLSKTIKKTPIIHEVSLEVKSGEVVGLLGPNGAGKTTTFYMICGLIEATKGEIYLDNQNISSMPLHERAKLGIGYLPQESSIFKDLSVEENILLAVEIVYEDEKKREAKVEELLNLLNIEPIRGRKGVSLSGGERRRCEIARSLAITPKFLLLDEPFAGVDPIAVSDIQNIVKDLKKLGIGVLITDHNVRETLEICDRAYVIKDGALLASGTAKEVAHDKLVRTYYLGESFRLLD
- the tsaE gene encoding tRNA (adenosine(37)-N6)-threonylcarbamoyltransferase complex ATPase subunit type 1 TsaE, with product MKQTFTCKLEGVDAVATVLANALKNGGILLLEGTLASGKTTLTKALAKALHVKAPVSSPTFSIMQNYEDTLFHYDIYQSGLNGFLHQGLLEQLTFSGVHVIEWADEKFVRMLRGVGLDFIMVKITVLENKRHYEVTYA
- the trpD gene encoding anthranilate phosphoribosyltransferase, which produces MNYQEARHWFDLLFQNRIDEDEARLVLIDMHNRGESEEELAAAASVMREHSIKVPLEKVLRDRVIDVVGTGGDKSGSFNISSTVALVLASLDCVVAKHGNRAITSNSGSADMLEALGINLNLDNTHQAVMLEECGFTFMFAINHHPAMRHIMPIRRSIDHGTIFNILGPLTNPAGATKYLLGVYPQSFLTPIAKALSLLKSPSSLVVSSRDGMDELSISGVSDGVRVLGGNIESLEIDPEALGLKRYPFEAIKGGDATQNAAITRAIFEGEEQGGKKEIILLNTAAALWVEGSARDLKEGVAMAKMAIESGRAKEKLAQIISVSNSL
- a CDS encoding RNA-binding S4 domain-containing protein, which encodes MRIDKFLNCVNITKRRAVSEDMCKNGVVSINGAVAKPAKAVKVGDKITIAYLQKEVSYEVLAIPETKTISKSKQDEYVKELG
- a CDS encoding argininosuccinate synthase — its product is MKREVKKVVLAYSGGLDTSIILKWLQDEYNCEVVTFTADIGQGEELEPARKKAIELGIKPENIYIEDLKEEFVRDYVFPMFRANTIYEGEYLLGTSIARPLIAKRQAEIAALTGADAVSHGATGKGNDQVRFEMGYLGINSDLIIIAPWREWDLNSREKLLAYAAKHGITIEKKPNKSPYSMDANLLHISYEGLVLEDPNAEPEEDMWRWTASPENAPDQAEIIEIGYEKGDPVLLNGQRLSPASMLHALNELGCKHGIGRLDIVENRFVGMKSRGCYETPGGTIMLKAHRAIESITLDREAAHLKDELMPRYAKLIYNGFWFAPERYMLQAAIDKSQEGVNGTVRLKLYKGNVMVIGRDSTTDNLFNADFCTFEEDEVYNQKDAEGFIKLNALRLIIAGKNKKRQGK
- a CDS encoding rhodanese-like domain-containing protein; the encoded protein is MAQTALCQEVLAKHEITPEALENLLHVRALGECDFLLVDVREALEFSQESIEGTDLLLPFTRVHLYQEELEYLKTTPFVLYCHTGGRTDYLMHVFGRMGFAQRCHLPEGIDSYKGKVVKNAPFPNPLK